The following are from one region of the Nicotiana tabacum cultivar K326 chromosome 3, ASM71507v2, whole genome shotgun sequence genome:
- the LOC142178135 gene encoding uncharacterized protein LOC142178135, whose amino-acid sequence MARTRTPSSAGRGATWGGGQQGVQNAPPPVPTVVPIVALPADAVARLLNVLEALVPTQGGSSAPQATLQIQAPTQTQPFENKEVSLHEFLKLKSPKFTGSDNSADPQSFLDRTLKALRALGCSSERAVELAAYKLEDMANTWYETVLLGRPAGAAPLTWDEFTKLFKNHVLPDSLMQQYARDFERLVQTPDMDVSTYNTKFCKLAIYAPHLVPTEEARVQRFVDGLVSRLYTAVAPQMETLSYSDVVDLARKIENKGREERATNDLRKKAKMGGAFSGGFSEIEEQETRDNNNRVLRQGHTCLHSPHTYYITDKLGHHLRDCPQPPRNFNQACSQSAAPTQTTHNTSGATGTGNRGRGAGDRATVNQGQGNAGKGQARVFTFTRQDAQASNAVVIGILSVYSFDALALIDPGSTHSYVSSYFALRFSRQPELLNDHFLVATHIVESLLAEYVYRACQIRVEGRDTLVDLIVLDVFDFGMLMGMDWLSFCYAIVDCHAKIVKFEIPNEPSFILRGSQVLETCKIVSFMKAQRLLKKGCLGLLAIVNDTRKETVGIENVPVVREFSDKWPRPTSPTEIRSILGLAGYYRRFVQDFSIIAAPLTKLTPKNAMFQWMEECEQSFQKLKTCLTTAPILALPSGSGGFTVFYDASRVGLGCVLMQMVVLLLML is encoded by the exons CCTGGGGTGGCGGTCAA CAAGGAGTTCAGAACGCTCCACCACCAGTGCCAACTGTTGTACCTATTGTTGCCTTACCTGCAGATGCAGTGGCAAGGTTATTGAATGTGTTAGAGGCATTGGTGCCTACTCAAGGCGGAAGTTCAGCTCCTCAGGCTACTTTACAGATACAAGCACCTACACAGACTCAGCCTTTCGAGAATAAGGAAGTGTCCCTACACGAGTTCCTgaaattgaaatcaccaaaattcacagGTTCCGATAATTCAGCAGATCCTCAAAGTTTCTTGGATAGGACACTCAAGGCATTACGTGCTCTTGGATGTTCTAGTGAGAGAGCCGTGGAGCTCGCAGCATACAAACTAGAGGATATGGCCAACACATGGTATGAAACTGTATTGCTAGGAAGGCCAGCAGGAGCAGCACCACTGACATGGGACGAGTTCACTAAGTTGTTCAAGAATCATGTTCTTCCAGACAGTCTGATGCAACAATATGCTAGAGACTTTGAGAGATTGGTTCAGACTCCAGATATGGATGTGTCAACATATAACACTAAGTTCTGTAAGCTGGCTATATATGCTCCTCACTTAGTGCCTACCGAAGAAGCTCGAGttcagaggtttgttgatggattgGTTAGTCGTCTATACACTGCAGTAGCCCCACAGATGGAGACTTTATCCTACTCTGATGTAGTTGACCTTGCTAGAAAGATTGAAAACAAGGGACGTGAGGAGCGTGCAACTAATGATTTACGTAAGAAGGCCAAGATGGGAGGGGCTTTCAGTGGTGGTTTTAGTGAAATAGAAGAGCAGGAAACCAGGGACAACAACAACAGGGTTCTCAGACAGGGACACACATGTCTTCACAGTCCACATACATACTACATTACAGACAAG TTGGGACATCACTTGAGGGATTGCCCTCAGCCTCCGAGAAATTTCAACCAGGCTTGTAGTCAGTCAGCTGCACCGACTCAGACTACTCATAATACTTCAGGCGCTACAGGTACAGGAAATAGAGGTCGAGGTGCTGGAGACCGTGCTACTGTGAATCAAGGACAAGGCAATGCTGGTAAAGGTCAAGCGAGAGTTTTTACATTTACTAGACAAGATGCTCAGGCCTCGAATGCAGTGGTTATAGGTATTCTTTCTGTCTATTCATTTGATGCacttgcgttgattgatccgggatctacccACTCTTATGTGTCCTCGTACTTTGCTTTGAGATTTAGTAGACAGCCCGAGCTATTGAATGATCATTTTCTAGTTGCTACTCATATTGTAGAGTCTCTATTAGCTGAATACGTGTATCGTGCTTGTCAGATTCGAGTTGAGGGTAGAGATACTCTTGTTGACCTTATTGTACTTGATGTGTTTGACTTTGGCATGctgatgggaatggattggttatcttttTGCTATGCTATAGTCGATTGTCATGCAAAGATAGTTAAGTTTGAGATACCAAATGAACCCAGTTTTATTCTAAGAGGGAGTCAGGTTCTAGAGACTTGCAAAATtgtatcttttatgaaggctcaacgacTTCTGAAGAAAGGTTGCTTGGGTCTCTTAGCTATTGTAAATGATACAAGAAAGGAAACAGTTGGTATAGAAAATGTACCAGTAGTGAGagaattttctgat AAATGGCCCAGACCTACTTCTCCTACAGAGATTCGCAGCATTTTAGGCTTAGCAGGCTATTACAGGCGTTTTGTGCAGGATTTCTCCATAATAGCAGCACCGCTGACCAAGTTAACACCGAAAAATGCAATGTTTCAGTGGATGGAGGAATGTGAGCagagctttcaaaaactcaaaacatgtTTGACAACTGCACCAATATTAGCCTTACCATCAGGTTCTGGAGGATTTACAGTATTCTATGACGCCTCGAGGGTGGGATTAGGATGTGTTCTCATGCAAATGGTcgtgttattgcttatgctttga